A region from the Pirellulales bacterium genome encodes:
- the glnE gene encoding bifunctional [glutamate--ammonia ligase]-adenylyl-L-tyrosine phosphorylase/[glutamate--ammonia-ligase] adenylyltransferase, with protein MEIGRLHHFLDNPAEADGWLRSWGLENLERGHANLVNMATAGIPLDLLATLCDQLAEHLPRSSNPDMALNNLDRFIQASRSPLAIGSLFERDLEALPDLLQIMATSQYLSDLLVLDPGAYDLLRITEGQPVARDVLVEELAAEVAALDDDHAVMTALRRYKRRETLRISYGDIIRNQPLSTVTAQISYLADAIVESAVRFARRRLIEKRGHPRGPDGSPARFVALAMGKLGGVELNYSSDIDLVFLYEIDGKTDGPRAIDNVEFFDRLVRDVVRLLSEATDLGVPYRVDLRLRPLGDRGPLVQSVEQSTHYYDVLGRTWERQAYVKARAVAGDLDLGQEFLAHLEPWIYRRYLALADITGIKALKRRIEHRTHTQGKDAFDVKTGEGGIRDVEFVIQFLQLLNGADMPQLRTGNTLEAIAQLENTGCLTHQERSLLEENYSFLRKIEHRLQIMFDLQTHSMPSDPQELRRLAIRMGYTDQKGKTALAGFENDYRTKTALNRKILDHLLHDAFGDDAETEPEVDLVLDPDPPPEQIESVLGRYPFRDVQLAYRNLQALASEKIRFLSTRRCRHFLASIAPRLLKAIAATPDPDSTLTNLEKVSDSLGGKGVLWELFSFNPPSMTLYVEICSFSELLSGMLISNPGMIDELMDSLVLNKLPSRDDLGTMLAELSRGAEDLDPILHSFKNTQQLYVGVRNILAKEDIASTLAALTNIAEVCLERIALVEYEKLTAKLGTPTIGEGSRAGEPCSWTILGMGKLGGRELNFHSDLDVVFLYEADGMTTHARRRQAETTTNQHFFSELGQRIIKIASRLSPYGKLYEVDPRLRPTGRSGALATSFAEFARYFAEGEGQLWERQALTKARPVFGTDDAAMEAAELVLHAAYDQPWQSQYARDIHAMRLRLEENAPQWNLKRGRGGIVDIEFTAQMLQLAHGRKHPSLRVANTLDALAALRAAGVLSAKDADFLTASYRYLRSVEGGLRLMNSRARNTLPQEPLDLAKLAKRQGAADPQALLDQCGQYMAGNRACFERAVATAGK; from the coding sequence ATGGAAATCGGCCGACTGCATCATTTCCTCGATAATCCCGCCGAGGCGGACGGCTGGCTGCGCTCGTGGGGCCTGGAGAATCTCGAGCGCGGCCACGCCAACCTGGTGAACATGGCCACGGCCGGCATCCCGCTCGATCTCTTGGCCACGCTCTGCGATCAATTGGCCGAGCACCTGCCGCGCTCCAGCAATCCTGACATGGCGCTCAACAACCTGGATCGATTCATCCAGGCGTCGCGCAGTCCGCTCGCAATCGGCTCCTTGTTCGAACGTGATCTCGAAGCGCTGCCGGATCTGCTGCAGATCATGGCCACGAGCCAGTATCTAAGTGACCTGTTGGTGCTCGATCCCGGTGCTTACGACTTGCTCCGGATCACCGAAGGGCAGCCGGTGGCGCGCGACGTGCTGGTCGAGGAATTGGCCGCGGAGGTTGCGGCTCTGGACGACGATCATGCGGTGATGACGGCGCTGCGGCGTTACAAGCGGCGCGAGACTTTGCGCATCTCGTACGGCGACATCATCCGCAATCAGCCGCTGTCGACGGTGACGGCGCAAATCTCGTACCTCGCGGACGCCATCGTGGAAAGCGCGGTCCGTTTCGCGCGCCGCCGGCTGATTGAAAAGCGCGGACACCCGCGCGGCCCCGATGGCAGCCCGGCCCGCTTTGTCGCGCTGGCGATGGGCAAGCTCGGCGGTGTGGAGCTGAACTATTCGAGCGACATCGATCTGGTGTTTCTCTACGAAATCGACGGCAAGACCGACGGCCCGCGCGCGATCGACAACGTCGAATTCTTCGATCGGCTGGTACGCGACGTCGTGCGCCTGCTGTCCGAAGCGACGGACCTGGGCGTGCCGTATCGCGTCGATTTGCGCTTGCGACCGCTGGGCGATCGCGGCCCCTTGGTGCAGAGCGTCGAGCAATCGACCCACTACTACGACGTGCTCGGCCGCACGTGGGAGCGGCAAGCGTACGTCAAGGCGCGGGCCGTGGCCGGTGACCTCGATCTCGGCCAGGAGTTTCTCGCCCATCTCGAACCGTGGATCTATCGCCGCTATCTGGCGCTTGCCGATATCACGGGCATCAAAGCGCTCAAGCGCCGCATCGAGCACCGCACCCACACGCAGGGCAAAGACGCCTTCGACGTGAAGACCGGCGAAGGCGGCATCCGCGATGTCGAATTCGTCATTCAGTTTCTACAACTGCTGAACGGCGCCGACATGCCGCAGCTGCGTACGGGCAATACGCTCGAGGCGATCGCGCAACTGGAAAACACCGGTTGCCTGACGCACCAGGAGCGCTCGCTCTTGGAGGAAAACTACAGCTTCCTCCGCAAAATCGAGCATCGCCTGCAAATCATGTTCGATCTGCAGACTCACAGCATGCCCAGCGATCCGCAGGAATTGCGGCGCCTGGCCATACGCATGGGCTACACGGATCAAAAAGGCAAAACGGCGCTCGCCGGCTTCGAAAACGACTATCGCACCAAGACCGCGCTCAACCGCAAGATTCTCGATCATTTGCTGCACGACGCTTTCGGCGACGACGCCGAAACCGAGCCCGAGGTCGACCTGGTACTCGATCCCGATCCGCCTCCCGAGCAGATCGAAAGCGTGTTGGGGCGGTATCCTTTCCGCGACGTGCAACTGGCATATCGCAATCTGCAGGCGCTGGCGAGCGAGAAGATCCGCTTCTTGTCGACGCGCCGCTGCCGGCACTTTTTGGCATCAATCGCGCCACGCCTGCTCAAAGCCATTGCCGCCACGCCCGACCCCGATTCGACTTTGACCAATCTGGAAAAGGTCAGCGACTCGCTCGGCGGTAAAGGCGTCTTGTGGGAATTGTTCAGCTTCAATCCTCCCTCGATGACGCTGTACGTCGAAATCTGTTCGTTCAGCGAGTTGCTCTCGGGCATGTTGATCAGCAATCCGGGCATGATCGACGAATTGATGGACAGCCTGGTGCTGAACAAGCTGCCCTCGCGCGACGATTTGGGCACGATGCTAGCCGAGCTGAGTCGCGGCGCCGAGGATCTCGACCCGATCCTGCACAGCTTCAAGAACACGCAGCAGTTGTACGTCGGGGTGCGCAACATTCTGGCCAAGGAAGATATTGCATCAACGCTCGCAGCGCTGACGAATATCGCCGAGGTCTGCCTGGAGCGGATCGCGCTCGTGGAGTACGAAAAGCTCACCGCCAAGCTTGGCACGCCCACCATCGGCGAAGGTTCGCGCGCTGGCGAACCCTGCTCGTGGACCATCCTGGGCATGGGCAAGCTGGGCGGCCGCGAGCTGAATTTTCACAGCGATCTGGACGTCGTCTTTCTGTACGAAGCCGACGGCATGACGACCCATGCCCGCCGCCGCCAGGCCGAAACCACGACGAATCAACATTTCTTCAGCGAACTTGGACAGCGCATCATCAAGATCGCCAGCCGCCTCAGCCCTTACGGCAAACTGTATGAAGTCGATCCGCGGTTGCGTCCGACAGGCCGCTCGGGGGCGCTCGCGACCAGCTTCGCCGAATTCGCGCGCTACTTCGCCGAAGGAGAAGGGCAACTCTGGGAGCGGCAGGCGCTGACCAAGGCACGCCCGGTCTTTGGCACCGACGACGCCGCGATGGAAGCCGCCGAGCTGGTGCTGCACGCCGCCTACGATCAACCGTGGCAGTCGCAATACGCCCGCGACATTCACGCGATGCGGTTACGGCTCGAAGAAAACGCACCGCAATGGAACCTGAAGCGCGGCCGCGGCGGCATCGTCGATATCGAGTTCACCGCGCAAATGCTGCAACTCGCGCACGGCCGCAAACACCCCAGCCTGCGCGTGGCCAACACGCTCGACGCGCTGGCGGCGCTACGGGCCGCGGGCGTGCTCTCGGCTAAGGACGCCGATTTTCTCACCGCCAGCTACCGTTATCTGCGCAGCGTCGAAGGGGGTTTGCGCTTGATGAACTCGCGCGCCCGCAACACGCTGCCGCAAGAGCCGCTCGACCTGGCCAAGCTGGCCAAACGCCAAGGCGCCGCCGACCCGCAAGCCCTCTTAGACCAGTGCGGGCAATACATGGCCGGCAACCGCGCCTGCTTCGAACGCGCGGTAGCGACGGCGGGCAAGTAA
- the miaB gene encoding tRNA (N6-isopentenyl adenosine(37)-C2)-methylthiotransferase MiaB gives MPKLYIETVGCQMNMLDSELVVASLRKQGYELVASAREADTILFNTCSVRQHAEDKIYSALGRLKHAKTHNPKKIIGVLGCMAQKDQQLIFDRAPYVDLVVGPGQLHQIPTLISEIAAGSGPRMEVSLDRTAGSRAEVERSFESYDPLRDEQMRPSPYQAFVRIMIGCDKFCTYCIVPKVRGPEQSRPAAQIEIEARRLADEGCREITLLGQTVNSYKHTADGRTARLSDLLVRLHEISGLDRIKFVTNYPKDMTDELLTAVRDLPKCSHYLHVPVQSGSDAVLKRMKRGYTVGEYREMLARIRETIPDAAVTSDFIVGFCGETEEDFEQSAELLREGRFKNSFVFKYSERPGTKGAELFPDDVPDDVKRRRNNELLALQAAISEEDNQAFLGRQVEVLVEGPSKMNRATDGKLQLTGRTNCDRIVVFDGNERLVGQFLPVVIYDANAWTLFGSVVTSHVGPEVYSL, from the coding sequence ATGCCCAAGCTGTATATCGAAACCGTCGGCTGCCAGATGAACATGCTCGATAGCGAGCTGGTCGTGGCCAGTCTGCGCAAACAGGGTTATGAGCTGGTCGCCAGCGCGCGCGAGGCGGACACGATCCTCTTCAATACGTGCAGCGTCCGGCAACACGCCGAAGACAAGATCTACAGCGCCCTGGGCCGGCTTAAGCACGCCAAGACCCACAACCCGAAGAAGATCATCGGCGTCTTGGGCTGTATGGCCCAGAAAGATCAGCAACTGATTTTCGACCGCGCTCCGTACGTCGACCTGGTCGTCGGGCCGGGTCAGTTGCACCAGATTCCCACGCTGATTTCCGAGATCGCCGCCGGCAGCGGCCCGCGGATGGAAGTCAGTCTCGACCGCACGGCCGGCAGCCGTGCCGAGGTCGAGCGCAGCTTCGAAAGCTACGATCCCTTGCGCGACGAGCAGATGCGCCCCTCGCCGTACCAGGCCTTCGTGCGGATCATGATCGGCTGCGACAAGTTCTGCACCTATTGCATCGTGCCGAAGGTACGCGGGCCCGAGCAGAGCCGGCCGGCCGCGCAGATCGAAATCGAGGCGCGCCGCCTGGCCGACGAAGGCTGCCGCGAGATCACTCTGTTGGGGCAAACCGTCAACAGCTATAAGCACACCGCCGATGGCCGCACCGCGCGCCTGTCGGACCTGCTCGTGCGTTTGCACGAAATCTCGGGGCTGGATCGCATCAAGTTCGTCACGAATTATCCTAAGGATATGACCGACGAGCTGCTGACCGCCGTCCGCGATTTGCCAAAGTGTTCCCACTACTTGCACGTGCCCGTGCAAAGCGGCTCGGACGCGGTGCTGAAGCGGATGAAACGCGGTTACACGGTGGGCGAGTATCGCGAGATGCTCGCGCGCATTCGCGAGACCATTCCCGACGCCGCGGTGACCAGCGATTTCATCGTCGGCTTCTGCGGCGAAACCGAAGAGGATTTTGAACAGTCGGCCGAGCTGTTGCGCGAAGGACGCTTCAAGAACAGCTTCGTGTTCAAGTACAGCGAGCGCCCCGGTACCAAGGGAGCCGAGTTGTTCCCCGATGACGTGCCGGACGACGTCAAGCGCCGCCGCAACAACGAACTCTTGGCACTGCAGGCCGCGATCAGCGAAGAAGACAACCAGGCATTCCTCGGCCGCCAGGTGGAAGTGTTGGTCGAAGGGCCAAGCAAAATGAACCGCGCCACCGACGGCAAGCTTCAGTTGACCGGTCGTACCAACTGTGATCGAATCGTTGTGTTCGACGGGAACGAGCGTCTCGTCGGGCAATTCCTTCCTGTCGTGATTTACGACGCCAATGCGTGGACGTTGTTCGGCAGCGTCGTCACCAGCCACGTCGGCCCCGAAGTCTACAGCTTGTAA